CCATCGCGGAACACATGGCCAAAGCCGGCCGCGTGGTGCTCGAGATGGAGCCACGTCGATCACAGATGGAAATCCACGAGGGGCCGTTTGCCGGAGATTATGTCGCCGACGTGCAGGCCAACCTGATCGGCCTCGATCTGCCGGCCATGCGCGCGCACGACATTCTGCGCGGCGTTGATCTATTGGCGGCGCGCTCGGATGTCGGTCCCGGTTCGATTCGCGCCGCCGCCCGCGGCGTAAGCGGCATCTGGCTGCTGCTCGCCGCCGCCGCCGATCCGCGCATCGGCAAAATCTGGATTGACCGGACGCCTTCGAGTCTGCGCTCGGCGCTCGACAACACCATGGCCGCCGACCTTTGGGACGCGGTCATCCCCGGTTTTATTCTCCATTGGGACCTGAACGATCTCGTAACCGCCATGGGGAAACGGCAGGTGATGTGGACCGACCCCACCAACTGGCTCCGCCGCGTCGTCCCGCTTGGCGCGGGCTACGAGTATCGGTACGTTCTCGGCGACACCACCGACCTGGCCCAGGCGCAGGACGACGCCTACATCCGCGAGCTTTTGCAGTAGCCAAATATGCCGGTCAGTGATCGATGAGACGAGATTCAATTTGCCCGCGGCGATCGAGCGTCATTTCTTAATACCCGATGTTGTGGCACTGGCCGCAGGAAACCGTGGCTTTGCGCAGATTGTGGCAATTGACGCAGCTCATCATGGAGACGTCTTTCGCCTGCCGCATGGCGTCCATGCCGCGCACCACGCCGTGGCACACCGCGCAGTCCACTTTGGCGTCAAGGTGTTTCTGATGGCTGAAGAAAACGAAGTCCGGCAGGTGATAGACGCGCACCCACGGAATGCTGCCTCCCGCCTTTTGCAGGCTGGCGAGCTTCTGGATGGCCGGACGCTCCGTGGCTATCCCTTGGTGGCAACCCATGCAGTAGTTCGCATTGGGAATCTGCATCTGCTTGCCGTCTTGTGCCAGCCGGTGGCAACTCTCGCACGGGAGACCGGCGTTTGAATGCGCCTTGTGGCTGAAGGGAATGGGCTGCACCGGCGCCGCAGGCTGCGGCATGATGTCAACCGGTTCGCTTCCCACGCCTCCCGGGACCACTCCCAGCTCAACCGGTAGCCGTGTCTGGGGTTGCAGCTTTGCCTGCGCCGGGCTGGTTTGGCCTTTGGGAAAAAGCGTATAGGCCGCAACCACGGTGGGAGCCGACGCGCCGGTGCTGAAGCGCGAACTCGGCCCGACCGCCAGCACCACAAACTGCTTCCCGGTTTTCTTTCCCATATACGTCAGCGGCGTTGCGTAGCCGTTGGCTTCAAGTTTGCTCACCCACAGTTGTTTCCCGTTCTGCGCGTCAAACGCTCTGAAGCGGCGGTCGGCTGTGGCGGCGATGAACACCACGCCGCCGGCGGTGACAATCGAGCCGCCCAGGTTGTAGATGCCAGTTTGGGGAACGCCCTTGGCCGCGAGAGCATCCACAACTCCCAGCGTCACGCTCCAGGCAATCTTACCGGTGTTCAAGTTGACGGCGTTCATGGTTCCCCAGGGCGGCTGCTGGCAGGGATAATGGTTGTCATCTTCAAAGCGCGCGTAGGAGCCCCATTTGCTGGTCCGCTCATACGCTTCAGGAGAGCCTGCGGGCTGCTTCTTCATCATCCCCACCGAGCCCAGGTTCGTCGCATTGGCGTACATGTAGCCTGTCGAGGGATCGAACGAAACGCCGCCCCAGTCGGTGCCTCCCATGGTTCCCGGAATAATCACCGTAGTATCGAGGCCCCAGGGATTGAAAATTCGCCCCGGGAGGGCCGACCCGAAATTTTCCATGCAGTATTTGCGCGACTCAGGCGTGACGCTCGTGATGTCATCGCGCGTCACCAGGATTTTCGCCAGCGGCGGGATGGCCGTCGGAAACGGCTGCGTGGGCGAGGTGGCTTCGCCGGGCACTTTGCTTTGCGGCACGCTGCGTTCTTCAATCGGGTAGAGCGGCTTGCCGGTCAGCCGGTTGAACACAAAAACGAGTCCCGTTTTGCCCACCACAACGACGGCGGGAACCTGCTTGCCATCGCGATGAATGGCAACCAGCGACGGCTGCGAGCCCACGTCCATGTCCCAGATGTCGTGATGAACAAGCTGATGGTACCAGGCCAGTTTTCCGGTGTCCGCCTTCACCGCCACCAGCGAATTCCCGTAAAGCGTGTTTCCCTTCCGGTCAGCGCCGTAAAAATCATACGAAGGCGAGCCGACGGGCAGGAAGACAAGTCCGTTCTCAATGTCAACGCTCAAGGGCGGCCACGCGTTCACGCCCGAGCGGTCCTTCCAACTGTCTCCCTGCCAGGTGTCGTGCCCCGGTTCGCCGGGCTGCGGAATGGTGTTGAACGTCCACGCCAGCTTGCCGGTGTGCACGTTGAAGGCGCGCACCGCTCCGCTGTTGCCCTTTGACGGAAACTCCTGCAACTCCGACCCCGTGATAATCAGGTCCTTGTAAATCACCGGCGGCGACGTCAGGTCATATTGGCGCTCCGGATATTTCGTCGCCACGCCGTCTCGAAGATTGATCGAACCAGACTGGCCAAACTCTTTGCAGGGTTTGCCGGTGGCCGGGTCCAGCGCGAACAGGCGGTCGTCAGGAGTGGCGTAGAAAATCCGGCGGTCATCGCCGTCGCGGCGGCCGTCGCAGGTTTCGGAAGATTTCCCTTTCCAGTAAGCCATGCCGCGATTGGGCAGCGGACGCACCTTGCCGCTGGCGGCCCCGTAAGGATTAAACGTCCAGAGCTGCTTGCCCGTTTCGGCATCGAGCGAGATGGCCATTCCCGTCTGGGTGGCGAAATAGAGCGCGCCGTCCACCATCAGCGGCGTGCTCTCAAAAGCCTGCAGCCAACTGTTCGGCGTGGTGGGGACCTCGTAGGTCCAAGTTCGCTCGAGGCGCTGCACGTTCGCGCGATTGATCTGGCGGAGCGGCGAATACCGCCTCGCTCCCGGATCATGCCCCGCCACCGGCCACCCCTGCCCCGCGCCGCCCGCCGCCTGCTGCCCAATCGCCAGCCCACACCCCATCAGCACAGTGATGGGGAGGTAAATTGTCAGCCCTCGTCGCTTGTTAAATCTCATTCCTCCCTCAATGTTCAATCCACCATACACTAACCACTCATCACTAACCACTGCTTTTATGCTATGGTTTGCCGCAAAGTAGCACAGCCGCTCCTGGCTGTGGGCGTGGGATAAACACGAAACGTAGCACAGCCACTCCTGGCTGTGGGATGTTAGGATCGAATAAAGACACAGGCAAGAGTGCCTGTACTACGGCTACGGATATAGCGCAATGACTTTCTATCGCCGCAACCTTCCACACTGGCATCCTGAAGGTAAAGCTATTTTTCTGACTTGGAGGCTGTTTGGGTCACTGCCCAGGTCAATCCAGGCCGCCGGCAGAATTGCAAGCGCGGGTGTCACCAAGTCTCGTGTTATCCAGACCACCGGCAGGAGTGCCGGTGCCACGAGCGCCGGTGCCACAAAGGGTGGCATCACTGAAGCAGGGAAAAGGTTTCGCCGGTGGGACGCTGAGCTTGACAAGGGCCTTGTCGGTCCGGTCTGGCTCCGGGACGCCAGGATTGCCCGGTACGTCGAGCTGGCCATCCATCGCGGCGAGCAGTTGGGGCATTACAAACCCTACGCTTATGTGGTCATGCCGAACCACGTTCATGCGCTCCTTGTCCCGCTTGTTCCGCTGGCCCGCATCACCAGGGGAATCAAAGGCGTCTCCGCGCGTGACGCAAACGCGGTGCTCGGACACCAGGGCCAGCCCTTCTGGCAGAACGAATCCTTTGATCATTAGGTACGAGACGACAGCGAATTTGAGCGGGTTCGAGCCTATATCGAATGGAACCCTGTTGCAGCCGGACTGGCCGCAAAGCCTGAAGAGTGGCAGTGGTCGAGCGCCAGAAAGTAGCACAGCCGCTCCTGGCTGTGAGCGTGGGATGGATGAACACAGAAAGTAGCACAGCCACTCCTGGCTGTGAGGATGGGATAAAGACACAGGCAAGAGTGCCTGTGCCACGGATAAGGTGAGGCAGGTTTCTCATCTTTCCGGCCCATCACTCATCACTTACCATTCTTCACAGCTTTTTGACCGGCTGAGGGATCTTTTCACGCCTTTCCACTAATCACCAACCACTATCCACTATCCGCTGCTTCTTCGCTTGCATCTGTGCCACCTCCGGGTGTATATAGGCGTGTCGCGACCGCTCGCCGTGGCTCCAGGATGGCCGGGCTTCAATCTTCATTGCCGCCGGCTCTTTGTTCTGGAATCTTAAATCTTGAATTTGAAATCCCACGGAGGGTGGCCGCGCATCGCGATCGGGGAGAGGTGTTTTCAGGAGGGCCGTGCTTCAGCTCGACCATAACGCGCTGTGCCGCAAATTTAGCCAGCTCTCTCCGAACGGAGAGGGTGTCGCGCAGAGCCGCGACGGGTGATCGAGCATTTTCGTAGCGGCGACTTTACGTCGCCATCGTGGCAGGCTAAACCCGCCGCTACAAGGCGACAAGTGCTCACGCCTCTGCCCGCCCTCGAAGCCAAGGCAGGAATGAAAGACGAGTATCAGAGCAAGAGTAAGTGATTGATCGCCGCGCTGGCTGGGCCGGATGAGGAGGTGCAGGTTTGGAAATCCTCGGTGTCATATTTTTGGCCATTCTGCTTTTGTGGATTTATTCAAAGGTGAGAGGCGCGCGCCCGGCCCCCTCCGTTCAAGGTGGTTATTCCTCCACGAAGGTCGCTCTGGGCGAAATCCTACCGCCGGAGCTGGCCCAGCTCGAAATGGAGGATCACTATATTGTCAGGGTCGCGGGCGTTTCTCACCAAAATGACGATGGGACCAGCCGCCAAGAAATACTCGCACGGTGCAAGGTTCCCGAGCTCCTCGAATTACGGAGACAGCCAAACCATCGTCATGACAAGAATGCGGTTCAGGTTCTAAGACAGAACGGCGAAATGCTGGGATTTATTCCGAGAGATGAAGCGGCCATCATGGCGCCGGAGTTGGACAAAGGCAGACGATACGTCGCTTTGTTGACAGCCCTAGACGGAGGGAGCGGCCAGAAGCGATTTCGAGGCGCGGGGGTGTTGATCGTCAAGATCAAGGAGGACGCCAGCGCGTAGGCGTACGGCAGAGACAGCACAAGGTGAGTGCCTGCGCCACCCGCGGGATTGGTACCGCAGGCCGCAGAGTTAGAGAACAACTCTGCGCTACCAAAGCCTACGGAAATCGTATAGCCTAAAAAGCAGCCTCTGCGCCAGCCCCGGCACCACAACCGCTTGGTAGTCGCCAACTTCCACAGTCAAGAGGGGCCGACGGATATGGAGCTCAAAAGCGTGTCTCTCGCTTCGCGAGATCGCAGAAGCGACAATGCGACCATCCGTGACGCGTGACGCTATACAAATCTGAACTCAGACTAGATGGGGGCCCATTCATGCCACCGGTAGAACCTACGTCACGCCCACCAATTGTCCCACCGGAATTGATTGATTTTCAAAAGACGATGTATGACAAGGCGACGACGTACACGAAAGTCATAATGGGCCTGGGATACGGTGGCTTTTTCGCCGCGTGGTCGGGCACAAAGGGTTACCTTTCACCTAAATTGCTTGTGGGTTCAGCGCTGCTAGTGACGTTCTCGCTGGTCCTGTTTGTCCTGTACGAAATCTGCGAAACCATGATCTCATCCTACCTTTCGGTAGACTTTGCGAACACCTTGAGCAAGCCTGGCATAAACGTGTCCGCAGCCTTATTGGCACATAAG
The Terriglobia bacterium genome window above contains:
- a CDS encoding PQQ-binding-like beta-propeller repeat protein — protein: MRFNKRRGLTIYLPITVLMGCGLAIGQQAAGGAGQGWPVAGHDPGARRYSPLRQINRANVQRLERTWTYEVPTTPNSWLQAFESTPLMVDGALYFATQTGMAISLDAETGKQLWTFNPYGAASGKVRPLPNRGMAYWKGKSSETCDGRRDGDDRRIFYATPDDRLFALDPATGKPCKEFGQSGSINLRDGVATKYPERQYDLTSPPVIYKDLIITGSELQEFPSKGNSGAVRAFNVHTGKLAWTFNTIPQPGEPGHDTWQGDSWKDRSGVNAWPPLSVDIENGLVFLPVGSPSYDFYGADRKGNTLYGNSLVAVKADTGKLAWYHQLVHHDIWDMDVGSQPSLVAIHRDGKQVPAVVVVGKTGLVFVFNRLTGKPLYPIEERSVPQSKVPGEATSPTQPFPTAIPPLAKILVTRDDITSVTPESRKYCMENFGSALPGRIFNPWGLDTTVIIPGTMGGTDWGGVSFDPSTGYMYANATNLGSVGMMKKQPAGSPEAYERTSKWGSYARFEDDNHYPCQQPPWGTMNAVNLNTGKIAWSVTLGVVDALAAKGVPQTGIYNLGGSIVTAGGVVFIAATADRRFRAFDAQNGKQLWVSKLEANGYATPLTYMGKKTGKQFVVLAVGPSSRFSTGASAPTVVAAYTLFPKGQTSPAQAKLQPQTRLPVELGVVPGGVGSEPVDIMPQPAAPVQPIPFSHKAHSNAGLPCESCHRLAQDGKQMQIPNANYCMGCHQGIATERPAIQKLASLQKAGGSIPWVRVYHLPDFVFFSHQKHLDAKVDCAVCHGVVRGMDAMRQAKDVSMMSCVNCHNLRKATVSCGQCHNIGY
- a CDS encoding HIRAN domain-containing protein, which translates into the protein MEILGVIFLAILLLWIYSKVRGARPAPSVQGGYSSTKVALGEILPPELAQLEMEDHYIVRVAGVSHQNDDGTSRQEILARCKVPELLELRRQPNHRHDKNAVQVLRQNGEMLGFIPRDEAAIMAPELDKGRRYVALLTALDGGSGQKRFRGAGVLIVKIKEDASA